A single Hypanus sabinus isolate sHypSab1 unplaced genomic scaffold, sHypSab1.hap1 scaffold_1065, whole genome shotgun sequence DNA region contains:
- the LOC132386217 gene encoding ER membrane protein complex subunit 3-like, which yields MAGPEPELLLDPGIRLWVVLPVVLITFLVGVSRHYLGLLLQAERKPGLRQLGHSQFLIRSRALREHGKYIPRQSFVMRKHFFNDAESGFFRKTKTKILPKNPITDPSMLTEMMKGNVTHVLSMLIVGGWINSTFSGFVISNVPRAQGGWGFLCREGEECLCKAGLCRDKHGDIPAGGDRRIQWGRSENLWERGERRWEGSTEEQRGFGEILPSRGEVWCAGTGGC from the exons ATGGCTGGGCCCGAGCCCGAGCTATTACTGGACCCGGGTATCCGACTTTGGGTGGTGCTGCCCGTCGTCCTCATCACCTTCCTTGTGGGTGTCAGCCGCCACTATCTGGGCCTGCTGCTACAGGCGGAGCGCAAGCCAGGGCTCCGGCAGCTGGGACACAG CCAGTTTCTGATCCGAAGCCGGGCTCTCCGAGAACATGGGAAATACATACCACGGCAG TCCTTTGTGATGAGAAAACATTTCTTCAATGATGCTGAATCTGGTTTTTTCAGGAAGACCAAGACTAAGATCTTGCCCAAGAACCCAATAACAG ACCCCAGCATGCTGACAGAGATGATGAAAGGCAATGTCACTCATGTTCTCTCGATGCTCATCGTCGGGGGCTGGATCAATTCGACCTTCTCCGGCTTCGTTATCAGTAATGTCCCAAGGGCACAAGGAGGATGGGGCTTTCTGTGCAGGGAGGGGGAAGAGTGCCTGTGCAAGGCAGGGCTCTGCCGGGACAAGCATGGGGACATCCCGGCTGGGGGTGATCGGCGAATACAGTGGGGCAGAAGCGAGAACCTCTGGGAGCGGGGGGAGAGAAGGTGGGAGGGGAGTACAGAGGAGCAGAGGGGTTTTGGAGAGATTCTGCCCAGTAGAGGGGAAGTGTGGTGTGCAGGAACAGGAGGGTGTTAA